GAGGGACAGCGTGGGGTCACAGCAAGGCCACAGGCTCAACATTTGTCTAATAGCAACCCCAGCCTGGACTGGAAAACACAAAGGGCAGGGTTGTGGAGTTTTTCAAAACCCTAGAGCTGCTTTCCTCTGTGCAACAGAAAGCAcatcctttctctccttctttcatTGAAAGAGTAAAacctttgtgggttttttttttcctccatttgcctcactttaaaaaatcaaatcccTTGTTCATAGGTAGCTTTATCTTAGATGGCTATTTTTCACATCAATGAAGATACTAAACAAAATGGCTCCCCCGCAATGGACAAATTATTGGCATCAGGCTTGAGGTTTTGAGCTCTTTAAAGCCATTTTGAGAGCTTTATAAAGGCCCTTAAGCTTTTTTTGAGCTTTATAAAGGCCACCTGGGAGGGAGCTAACCCTGCAATACAAAGACAGTGAGCTGCTAACAGACAGACCTGCCCTCTCAACACATGCCTCTTCTAGAGCGTCACTTGGAGATTTTGCTATCTACAAAGCAAGCGTAGGAGACAGTCCACTCCTGTGGTCTCACACCACCTAGCATCCTCCTTGGTATGGAGCACCATGATCTCCCAGGCTGCAAAGAGCCCTTGGAATTGTCAGCTAATCATCAACCTCAGTATGCCAATGCACAGAGCTTAGGGGGGTCCCAAACATGCAACTCCTCCAGAGCTGGGCTGTCATCACTTTCAGCAGCATGGGGAACCTTCATGCAGCTGTAGGTGGCTCTGGGATCAGTGTTTCAGTTATAATCACTCCATGCTTACCTCCACCGTGCAGAAGGTTTTGCATGCCTACATGAGACGTTAAGTTTTGAGCTCTGTTTCACCAAAGCTCCCTCCTATCACAGCAGCTAAGCAGAGTAGCACCTTAGGTACAGTAAAATGAGAGTAGGCATGTAGATAACCCAACCTCAAGTGTCATACGGAAGAGATTTATCCTCTTATCACTGCTACACCAGAGATGATGtacctgctctgctgtgcttttgtgAGTTGTGTGTTTTGCCCCGAGTTAAATATTGTGCTACAGCTCACTTTACATTATGCTGGTCACTGCTGGGACagaacagcactgcagcagcaatcAGCTTTcatttggaatgaaaaataCAAGCATGTTGcctatgcaaacagaaaaaaaacatatatagACAAAGTGAGTGTGTGACAAAGGTAATAACTTCCTGAGAGCCACACCTGGTGGTGATGTGTCAAGGGTACACCTTGGTCACCAGGGAACCTTAACTGGGAAGCTTTCTGTGGCATGAAATATACCGAATGGTAGGTATTGCCTCCTTCATAATCATCAGGAAAAGCTGACCAGCAGCCCTACACACTGTGGAAGAGTCTCCAAGGAGAGGAGTGGGGAAGTACCTAATTTGAGAGTAAATGAAGTCTTGCCTTGAAAATTGCATGGAAAGGGGACCCCAAGGAGAGGAAGCCCCCATCTCTACTGGTGCAGCCTTCATGCCTCATGTGCCGGGACACCCCTGTGAAGACAGGCATTCATGTGATGCATGAAAACcaagcctggagaaggctttgGAGACTCTTATCACTCTTCAGGCAGTCATAGCACTGAAATATGAATGCgttacaaagaagaaatgaaacaaaaccaaatctgtGTCAGGAGATGATTTTATAGGGCTCCCGTTGTGTCTGAACTTATCAAGCAAAGCCTTCATTTCCAATCTGATCCAAAAACTACCGAAGCCAAGCAGAGCCCGTTCGCTGCTCCAGGAGGCTTTGGAGCAGGCCCTTTCCGAGCCATGGAGGGAAcacattttggaaaggaaaagaaatacgCTGTTAATTgtgcaaaacattttcagcatcCCTTAGAAATGGGCACATTTACCTGCAAGCTGACAAAGAGCATTTAGGTAATAGTCAGAATTCAAAagagatttcattaaaaactgaatCATTCATGCACTAGCAGAAcaattttgtcttttcatttcccCTCAAACATTTTGTGCTGCACAGAACACTTCTGTACTCATTATTTTTGCATAAATAACTGCCAGGTCAACTTCCAGCAGGAATCATGGGTGAGAAATTCAGGAGGAAAAGGTGAAGCTGGAAGAAAGGCCTTTCCCCAGCAGAGTTGGGTTTTAGCTTTGACAGAACAGAGCGCCCAGATAAAAACACGAATTAAAGACAACCAGCACGAAAGGACTTAGATGCTGAAACAAGGCAGAAATGAAGATTATTATCCATATAGGTTATTCAAGCAACTCTGAGCAGTTGGAGTGTTCTTacaccatctctcctgctgtGACTTGTGCCTGTTGAGGCCAAGAGCCATGGCCATTGGGGTCACgcacccagcctggctgccagcTGAGCATACCTTGGGCCACCCCTTGCTTGGGTGCCAGCCGGAGGACAGGGACGTGCACACCTGCAACAGCCGGAGGTGGCTGTCATGCACCAGCCACCACAGCCCTAACTCTGACAGCCCCAGCGGCGTTTTGACATGAAAGCAAGGAGACAAGGCGGGTTAACATGCCTCTTCCAGCTGCCTTCATCTGCTGCTTGGTGTGCCTTCTCTCTAGGGCAAACCTCTGGCTGCCTGTGTCCCGCTGCAGCATGGAATACTGCCAGCTGGAAGGAAGCGGAGTGGTTTTGGTGGCGAGGGGTGGCCCGTGGAGAGGACAAGTGGGGTCACCCCACAGAGACACTAGGCAGGGCTAAGGCTACAGGGGTTTTGCTCTCAAGGAGACCAAGCAAATCTCACTGTCTCACATCTGTTGCAGCACCCTGTACTATGCTGTCCATGTGGGAAGTCTAGTACATCCCTCCCCTGTGGGTTTCAGCagtgtggaggggaaaaaaaaagaattattaagtACTGTCCAACCTAGTAGGATTGCCACCCCAGACACCTTCCCCCTTGCCTCCCGTGGGATGGCTGCGCATCCAGAACAGGCCCCAGATAGCTTTGTTGTCACACGAGCACCCGAAACTATGAGTGCCCGCTGCTGAAGAGCACCAGCAACCTGCCTGAGGCCTCTTTGGGAAGGGCTCGCTCCGGAGACCTTTcctccctccagctgcagcagatcCTGGGGAGAAACCTTCTGGCTTGACCTTCAGGGGCCCTTCACCTGCCTCAGCGTCGGCATCCACCTCCTGCGAGAGCTGTTCTGGTCAGAGCCCTTCTCTCTCCTCACCCGGCTGTGGCAGGAAAGTTCAAGGTGTCCTGGCAGCAGGAAGCTCCTTTGCTCCACCCTCTGCCCTGCACCCTGGCTCTCTGAGCCTGCTGAGGACCTGCTGAACCAGAGctgccagccacagcagcctgaCCTGTGCAGCTGCTCGGGTGGGAGCTGGACCCCCGGCATGAAGCACCTCTCCTGCGAGCCCTTGGCAGCCATCACTGTGCTCTTCTGCACCACCGTGCTCTGGTATTCCTGCTTGGCAGGTATGTCTCTTCTCTTATGCTCCAGTTTCTTATGCTCCCTGCCTTTTCCCCCACTCCATACCTAAATATATTGCCCACTGACAGTAATTTGTTCCTTAAAAACAAGGTGGGCTCCCTTGTCTCATCTAAAAAGTGTCAAGAGCTGGAAATGAGTAATGCTAATGAGAATTAGCAGTGACATGATTGATCACAGCATCTTTCTAAAGAGATGTGCTTTTACCAGCTATTTACAGAGCCACTGTAAATGTGACTGAGCTGCAGGTTGCTCTGCTGAATGGCAAGGAGATAGGAAACCACAATTACCTGGCCTTCCCCTCCTGGCTGAGGCAAGGGACCATATGGAATACCACCGGAGAGGCTCACTGTAGTGCGGTTTAGCTCTTACTAGGTGCTTGTTTGTGGGAAATATGGGTTCGATGCCTCCTTAATTGTAGAAGttgcctaaaaataaaatgcaattgaGACTTATGAGCTGCTCCTTTCCCACCAGGCTACTACCTGCAttcctgtatcagcaccagcTGAGACCTGCCAGGTATTTAAAGATGGGTTAGCCTTGGCAGCCTGTCCTTCAGGCTGCGAAGTCTATAAACATGATCCAGTGGTTGGCATTCTGTAGGACTTTCTTCCACAGGGCACACACAGTTCTTAATGATTCTTTCGAGTGCTCCAGTGAGGTACTTATTAACTGAGAAAACAAGTTATGGGCTTGGCCAAGGTCATTCAGCAAGTCCCAGCAGAGTCAGAAAGAGCAATGGGCAGTACTCAGACTCTTCCCTGGAGCAAGCTGCCCAGGGACCAGCTCCCAGTGTGGCAGCAGCCATAAGGAAAGCTCTGGTCTTGCTGCCTGTCCGCTCAACATGCAAAGCTGGGCAACAGCAGGTGACCCTAAGAGAGGCATCACCTGCAGGACAACTTCAGGTTATTTGCTGTTATgtgaaaaaccaaacctaaagCAAAAGTTTGGTCAGAGCTCTTGTAATGTTTTGTTCTCCCGAGCTGAAACTAAACCTgagctgttatttttaagtCTTCAGTAAAATCAAGCTGGAATTGATTTTCTCTGTCACACTCCAAATTATCAGCTCAGAGGGATGGTTTGGCTGGGAACAGTTCTCTCTTAGCTTCTGCCTGGTCTGTGGACAAGCAACACGCTGGAGCCCCTCCATCTGTGTGCAGCAGGAGCCCTTACTCCTGtagcttctccaggctgtttttcatgtatttctgcaGAGGACCATTTAGCATGGGATACTTCACCCAGCTGAACTCAAACTGTACGTAGTGGCACAGGAAGAGGGATTTCTTTGactcctttccttctgcagcaagGGACAGGCTGGTGTTACTGCACAGGGaccacagcagcctgtgcttttCCCATGCACGCATCCTGCGGCTGTCCTTGCATctgatgctgcagtgctgaagcTGAGGGGCAAGAGGGTATTAAAAGATCTCAGGAGGCTTTGGCCTGATACCATGTACAGCTTTGGAGGGCTGGAGACAAGCCACAGAGCTGTGCCAGTCACGTGTGCTCCAGTTCTGGGTAGGAAACAGGACAAAGAGGCAAAACCTTCCCTGAAACCCCtgtccttctccctccctttcttgTTCTTGTATGTTGTATTTTTCAGCCTGAGCTAGTTTTCATGCTGGCCTGAGCTGGAGCCCAACTACAACAGTTTCAGGCACAGCTGTACCTGAACTGTGGCAAAGCCAAAGCTCCTCACTGAGGCTGTGGTGGATCTGCTGGTGCTCTCCACAGATGGGCTCAACcctcagctctgccagatccTTCACACCCTGGAGTTACTGGGAATTTTCTAAGGGCAGAAGGAGGAAGATGTACAGCTCGCTGGCCATGGATCTCCGCATGCCACTGAATGCCCTCTCTCATTCCAGTCCTTGCTCATTCTGCTCCTGTATCTTGGGAAAGGATGGTGATTAATTCGAGCTCTGATTGAATGTTCACACCAGGGTCATACTCAGGTAGAGGCACAATGATTCAGTTGCTTCTTATGGCTGGTGCTAGAGCAGGTCTCTCCAGAGCGTGTGTTCACAGTGGTGGAATGAGAAAGCATACCCTGCTGCAGCAATGTTTAGGAGAAGAACGAACTTTCTCCAAGTTGTTGCCATCCTACAGACCTCTGCGAGGCCAATGGCTTCCAGATTTTCGTGCTTGATGCCCAATACAGCTTTTTTAATCCaacttgccttttcttttgtgctttccttCTGGCAGCAGCTCAAGAGGTCTCCAATGTTTCAACAACCTCCATGCCCACAACTGAGTACGAAGCACCATGCCTTAGTAAGTCTTTATAAATCATTACTACCATGATAAAGTCAGGTGATGAGACTACACAGGTGGCTGAGAGGCTGTCCTGGAAAAGGATTTATCTTTTGTCAAGGCTACCATTGCGGGTGGAACTCTAGGATACATTTCTAAGACTGCTCCATTGGCATGCCCATAATGCCTTAGGTACCTTCAGGTGGACTCATAGCTTTGAACAGACTATTTCATAACTAATTCAATTTGTGTGTCCTAAAGCTCCCTGCCAGACTGCCTGCCTGTAGGCACAACACAGATTCCCAAGAGTgcctcttccccccaccctaCCACGTCTTCCCCAAACAGCCAGTCCCAGACAACCTGAGAGCCCACCAGTACTCCCTGAGTTGTCCTCCAGCCCAAATGTCAAACATCCCCACAGTTCTGCACTTCCCGAATTATAGTATGCATACAAATAGAGGTATGCTATTTCAAAGCATGGCATAGGGGGCAGGCACCCCTCTCCCTTCTGTAGGCACACACAAACCATGTCTCTTTTGTTGCGGGAAGAGCTGCTCTCTACAGTGCAGGACAACTGTACTGTGTGTGCTGAAAGCCGATGCACAGGAACATGGTCGTGCCTGATGTACATGACccagagcagctgagcagcacctTCACCTGGCTTTTCCTtggaaatactgtattttgtattttcttggaATATTGTATTTCCTTGGAAATACTGTAATTTCCTTGGAAATGCATCATGCTCAGGAGGCATTCACTTTTCACAGCTGACAAGCTTTGTGCATGTCAATACACAATGCGCATAGATGCAAGGTGGTTTTGGCTGCCTGGGGTTTCAcactcagcttctcttccaGCCCAAGGGGTGCCATGGTCTTCCAAGCTTCCCTTGATATTTCCATGTTACCACCTGGGATGCAGACACAAAGCTGGGTATCTTCACTGTGTCCTCATAGTGGAAAAAGTAGGGCAGATGCCTTTAAATAACAGCATAAATGAAACAACTACTGACATATTCCTTGACTGACTTTAGGAAATTGGGCTGATTtaaacaaacaatcaaaaaagatgcaaaaggtgcaagaaaaaatatgtggaattgttaaaaattatttcatttttaaaccatAAACCAGGGATCCTCAATGACAGTCTGTTTTGCCCTTGTTACACACAAGTCATAGCTAACAGCCCAGCAGAGAGCAACCAGTGCTTCTATTGCTGGACGAGGTGCTGGGTACCTAAACTATTGGAGATCCTCTTATTCTCTCACATGAAGGTTTCTCCATcccaggtttatttttaattttaaatagctaCTTCTATCATACTCCATTCCTAAAAGCGACTGAGTTTATGCTAAATAggtgttttaaaagatttccaTAATGGTGGACTGAGTGGTAAAGAGGAGCAGCTCAGGTGTTTGGCCAGCAGGGGTGACCGAGTCTTGAAGACATAGAGAGAAAACTGAATATTGCCATCCCCCAGGTTAAGAGCCAGGCTTAGGGGAAAGATGCCAAGGCAGAATGACAGGACAAACAGTGAAGTCACCATCTCACCTGCCTTCTAGCAAAGCTATGTCCTTTGGTATGTCCTTAGCCTCTCATCAGCTCACTTCATTTCTTCTCCACCAGACGTGAACTTCTGCACGAAAGCAGCCATGTGCTGCTCGACGGGCATGGACGATTATGGATGGATTGCAGCGGCTGTTGGCTGGAGCCTCTGGTTTCTGACCCTCATCCTGCTCTGTGTGGACAAGGTCTTGAAACTCCAGCCTGACGAACCCAAATATTTGGTGGCCTGAAGCCAGGCAagccagcaagcagcagcactgggagcattGAGGTGCAGACAGACTGACAAAGCATTTCACAGTCACTTcctaagaaacaaaaaagaaagggaatgtACCTGCAGACAAATCAAGCCACATCTAAGCAGGGCACCTACTGGGGCTTCATCCTCCCTGGCAGGTCAGAGCTGCTGGCCAAGGTGTGGAGCCCACATATCCCTGCAAGCCACCACGTACATCCCACAGTGCGCAGAAAACCTTTTCCCCAAGACCTTTCATGCTGGCTGTGAGTGTGCCAGCCATAATGAGACACTGAAGGACCAGTTACCAGTCTATAGCATGTTGCCTTAAGACAACCCAGTACATAACCTTTGgctttgaaacagaaagtgggcaaataaagctattttctgGAGGATCGGTTTTACAAGATCTGTTACTAAGCTACAGACCAGGTTACTACATCAGTAAGTGGATGTAAGTCATTG
The window above is part of the Strigops habroptila isolate Jane chromosome 3, bStrHab1.2.pri, whole genome shotgun sequence genome. Proteins encoded here:
- the TMEM213 gene encoding transmembrane protein 213 isoform X1 encodes the protein MKHLSCEPLAAITVLFCTTVLWYSCLAAAQEVSNVSTTSMPTTEYEAPCLNVNFCTKAAMCCSTGMDDYGWIAAAVGWSLWFLTLILLCVDKVLKLQPDEPKYLVA
- the TMEM213 gene encoding transmembrane protein 213 isoform X2 translates to MKHLSCEPLAAITVLFCTTVLWYSCLAAQEVSNVSTTSMPTTEYEAPCLNVNFCTKAAMCCSTGMDDYGWIAAAVGWSLWFLTLILLCVDKVLKLQPDEPKYLVA